One Grus americana isolate bGruAme1 unplaced genomic scaffold, bGruAme1.mat scaffold_344, whole genome shotgun sequence genomic window, tctcctcaACTTCCATCTTCTTTCAAAGGTAACTATGATTTGACTTTCCGGACAGATCACGCAGTAGGTAGATACGGGATCAAAGGATAGGCTGGCCTAGACCTTCAGAGCTCTAGGCTGAGCTCTTACTCCTTTAGAGGCTGGCCAGGGCTATGGGTAGAGTTCCTAGCTGCTAATTCTTCTTAGTGACCATATCCTAGGATAGGTGAGTAGGGGGGGTGACAGTGTAGCCCGAGGCGTTGGGCTCAGCCTAGAATGACAGGAAGCTCAGCCTGCCTGATGGGGTAGGaagggagacagagaaggagcagggcacaggcagccgTTCAAGTAGCGGCCGAAAGCCGATAGGTAACTCCTGCGTACAAGGCGGGAAAGTGTgggctggagaggcagagggctctgctgctgacggtagccacaggtcagcagcaggtcctTGTCTCTCTTCCTGTAGAGACTCAAAGCAGCTTGCCCCCAGAACACACCTTCCTGAAAGCCCTGAAAATCTGGAGCGAGTGCTTGCTCAGCTCCCCTCTCGCACCTTGAGAATCAATTCTCGGGCTTCTCTGTGAACCTCATGCTGCCAACATTTCTGACCTTACCACTCTGTGAATACTGAAGGGTTGTTTGTCCTGCCTAGAGAAACAAGGTGATTTAAAACTGCTCTGGGACCCTAAAGCGAACAAGTAGAATCAGTTGActgtccttggctttttttttttttttttgcttttttttttccttaaggtaGGTAGGTGAGTGTGCGCGTTCTTGATTCTTGTCCTCATCTCCCTGATCTTTATCAGGAGTTTTCCATAAATGAAGTCAGGATGCAGATTTGGAGAGCTGACTGTCCCCTACTCTCCCCTTGGTGTCTTAATCCCATCCGGACCTACCGTGGAGAATATCTAGCAAGTTGGAAAAGTCTCTTGTCCTAGCTGCAGCTCTAGGGCAGTGCCTTGGTAGAAGGTGTGACATTTAGACCAGATTCCTGACATGCCAGAAGGAAGTGGAAGTGACTGGtggtgcggggcgggggggggggggcgcataCAGTGTGTGAGCTCCGCACAGGCTCAGCTCGATTTTTGGTGCGGGACTGCGCAGAGCCCTGCCTGTTGGGAAAGGACTGTCGTGCCAGGCTCCCTCCAGTTtggcagtgtttaaggccaTGGGATTTGacatgttgcttttttctgttctgttgctgCCAGGAAAATCCCAGGCTTACTTCCCGCCATGTACTGAAATGATCCCATTGCCCCTGCAGTCCTGAACTGGCTGTCAAATTGGCAATGGAGAGAGGGTTTTGTGGCGCTTAAACGTGTTGGAAAACGAACGTGGGCTTTAGGAGCAATCCCAtggaggaaatgagagagaaggaTGTGCTGCATCTTCCAACCATGTGGTGtagcaggttaaaaaaagtctgtcGTGTGTAAGCATCGTCAGACACGAGGcgttttcctttaatttctgctcCGTGAAAACTGTAAGCGCTCTGTAgcaaggctgttttggggatgTGGGTAACTGTGGAGCTTTGTGTTCCAGCTGTAGGctttccttaaggaaaaggaaaggcatgtCAGCCCTGCCTCCTGTAACCCAGGTGAAGCTTGTAAATGGAGGAGCATGAGCAGGACACGAGTCTCAGCAGTGTCCAGGCAGGGAAGGGTTCACACTCTTTCTCTCTAGAGTAAGAGGCAGCTTTCAGCTCTAGAAGTCGGAGGAGTAGCAGCGGTTAACGTAGTCAGTTGAGATGTAGAACAAACTTTGGAGCTGGGTTCCGAAGTAGTGGTGTCTCTACCCAGGCTGCTTTCAAAGCTGGACAAATACCACTCCTCTAAGGGTGTTAGAGCATatttcccatcttcaggacGGCAACATCTTTCTGAGGGACTCGTGGCTCTTGGGAGACACTTGCTTCATCAGGCTGTAGGTGCTCTTTGTTTTGGAATTCCTGCACTGTGTGGGTCAAAGTCAAGGCAGTAGCTGCGTGTTGCTGTTTAGCTCCTGCTCAACTCCAGCCTTCTGTCATGTGCCCGCGCACCGGTGTCTTGCCATGCTGTGGATGAGAACGTTTGCAAAGCACTTCACCTTCCGTGAGTTCTGTTTTAGAGCTGGAAGCGTGTGTTGTCACCCTATGAAAGTCTCAGGAAAGTGATGCTGCCTTTCAAGCAGAGAACTGGGGAGACCTACTGGGGAGACCTGCAGTGTCTCAAGTCTGTGTCCTGGAAGGCTTGTGGTCCAGCTGTGTTGTGAACCCAGCCTGGCGCTGGAGAAACTCACAGTGCTGGATGCTGTCCTGTGTGTAGTCCTGACCTGCAAGggtgaggcaggagaaaggtgGTGAAATGGCTGGAAGTGTAAAGGTGAGCTCATGTGAAATCGATGAGTCTAACGGTGACAAATGTCCAGATATCCCTAGTCTTAGGTAAGGATCTtgttctgtgctctgctggTAGAGCAGAGATGTGAATGTAAAGAGCGGCTGGAAGAGAAGCCTGTTCGTGCTAATGGAAATACCTCAAGACCTTGATGAAACTTCAGCCTTCCTCTTACCTTGCCTGTCACTCTCTTcacatgctttctgctgctccttctagAGAGAATTGCTGAGGCTCTGGAAAATGCCTTCATACTTCCGCAAAATCATCCCATACGCCATACCCGGCGTGCTGGCACTTCTTGGCTGCTGGTGGATctattcccacagaaaaaagcaggcaaGCTCTTCTGACAAACAAGAAAGCGtagctgctgaagaagagcagcagcaagaagcgCCAGAGGAGGATTCACCACCAAAGGAAGAAGCGGGCGTTCCCATGAGAGAGGCAGTCTTTGAGGAAGAGGAACACCCCGAGAATGAAACCTCGACCTCCCTGCCATCAGCAGAGTCGACGACACCCTCTCTTCCCTGTCAAACTCATGAGAGGCCAGATCTCTCAGAGGACCATCCAGACCTGTCCGTGAccacactgcagcccagcaccgTTGCAGAGGACACTGCAAAGCCGGAAGCAACAGGACCTCCGGATGAAAGCAGTGGCCCTGCTTGTGTTTCTCTCCCCCTGACCTCGGAGTGTCAGGGCAGTGCTGCGGTGAGCCTGGTAGAGGATTCAAGCTCTGGTGCCAACCCAGATCAGTGTGCAGCAGGTGGGTATGCATTTGCTCTCAGAATTCCCATCTCTGTAGGATCCCGTGTTAGCTGGGTgatcttcagggtctgttgccAAGGGGCGAACAGGCTGGTCCCCTTTCGGCACAAAGTTAATTCTTGTCTAAAGCTAAGCGTGTGCTTGAGTAGCCCAGTGCAGTGGGCCGTGTCTGGATGTAGGCCAGGCTGTTGAAGACCTTGCTGGTTTGAGACGTGCTCATACAAAtggtttctgcttcagttcagGCAGCCTCTAGGAAGCACTGGGTTCCTCTCTGTGCTTACGGGCTGCTGCCGAAtggaagctggaaggcagcaggtttCTGAGGGGCTGCTGGATGAAGCAGGGAAGTGCTCTGAGGAGCTGTGATCAAATGAGTTGGTTGCAGACCACTTCCCCTGAAGCCTTGTGGTTTGGAAGGGTAGGTGCACGCCAAGAAATCCCTAGAGGGAGCAACGTCCGAGGAGTTCCTCCATCTGTCTCTGTGTTGCTTTTGCCTTCTACATCCTGGATGGTGTGCGCCTGGCAGAATACAACGCTGCCTGAGCAACTGTTAGTTAACCCGTCTGACCTTGGAGATGGATGTGAAAATCCTTTAGAAGAGCCTGTGGTGCCAAGAGCCCCTAATGAGGGGATGTCTTTGGTAGTTGCTACAAGCAGTTGGAACCAAGCTGCTTGCTGCAAGACATGGGGATTGAGTCTGCCAACAATGAAGGATGAAACCCAGCGAGCATTTTCACTTGTGAGAGCAACCCTAGGAAGAAGAGGGTTTTGCCTTGTTGTGAATGCTGGCGTGCCAGGAAGGTATGAGCGTGTGTTGTGGAgcctggggatgggaagggctgagagctctgcacTCAGCTGAAGGGTAGGGAGAGGGGCTACAGCGGGTCAAGCTGATCATGGGGCCATGCTGGATAAGAGGTCCTAGAGCTGACCTTCGCCCCCAGGCTGTGAGACTTCAATCCTCATCCTTGTCCGGGAAGCCTATGGCAAACAGCTGCcctctttgcctttgcctttctaGGCCTCTGTGCTGTGTACCTAGGGAAGATGTGGCAAATGGGAAGCGgctgttgggtttctttttctctttggtcttGCACTGGATGGTCTGAGTACTTGCAAGCAAGTGAGgctcttcctgcttctgctggttcatctggagggaggaaggatcAGCCTTGTGTTACACTGACTGCACTGTATCTGGGCTCTGACCAGGAGGAAGGTGTTTGAGTTTGCCCCCTTGCCAAGTGGGAGGATTCCTGGTATCAGCTGatggtttggaaacaaaacacgGCTCAGCTCTGGCACCTTCTTTCTTCAAGCATCGGAGAAATTTGGGCAAGAGGCAAGCCCCTACCCCAGCTAGTAGTGTGCACAGCTGGCATTCAGGTCACTGGGCAACCCCTCTTGGGGCAGGAATGTAATGTCAGTacaaagagcagaggaggagcttGCATGTCccgtgcccccctccccgcatgCTGAACTCCCTGTGAAAAGCCCTCCTGAAGCCatggggaaaatgcaaaataccttgctgcagcagcagcagcagcagcagcagcagcagcaggagcgcaGGGCTGATGTCAGCATAGCTCTCCTTCAGCTGGTAACTTTGACTTAGTgtcctgtctctgctgctgtgtaagGTGTTGCTATTTTGAAGGACTCCTGCTGAACTCAGGCCTCTGTTGCGTTCCTAGACCTACTTTTGGTCTACTTGACCCCTTCTGAAACAGTGGAGAACCTGATACAGGAACATCCCAATGGAATGCATAGGAAGAGCTCACTGTAAGCTCTCTAGGAAATGCTGCACTTTCCTGGCCTTGTGTCTGGTAGCTGGACTGTGTGGGCTGTCTGAATGCTAACACGTGTGCATGTCCTGTAGGTTTGGCTGTCAAAGGCATGGCTTTTGTGGACAATGACTGTGCCACGAGGAAGGCAGTGACACACCAGCACGCTCATCCAGAAGGAGGCTCCTGCAAGTCCGACTTCACTATCTGGGAAATAGAGGTCCCAAAGGTAACCACCGCTGGCCTGCTCacacctcctgccctgccctacAGAGCCATCTTCTGGTTCTTCCAGTCTGGTACCGGCTCCGTGCCATCCCAGGGAGATCAACAACCACTAAACGGAGAGGATTTAAGCGTTTAGCTCCCAAGATGTGAAGATGAATCTATGAAAATGAGCTGTGCTTACGGATCTCTATCTACCTGACCTTATCCCAGACCAGCTGAACTCTGCCCTGGTCCAGCATTGCCTTTATTATCCCGCCTGGCCCGACACTCCAGGAACTGGGAATGTGGCTGAAATAAGGCACAGAGAAGAGTGTTGTTTGATCTCTGTTCCTCTTCCTAACTGTTGGTTTCTCGACTCTTTCACAAAGGCTTTAGTTGGCCGCTTGAtcggcagaaaaggaagatttatgaACTACCTGAAGGAAGCGTCTGGTGCCAAAGTTTACGTCACAACACTCCCTTATTTCCGTGACTCCCAAGTCTGTCACATCGAAGGTAAGTGGAATGCCTCTCGATTTGTGCTCTACTATGTAGCTTGGGGGCATCGATGggcaaggaaatgaaacagatgtTGTGGATTTCTGAGTCTAGTGCTTTAGAAAACTCTTCTGCTCAGTGCTGTTACAGCAGAGGTATCTGCCAAGTCTCCTGTGCCTTGGCACGTGAACCCTCTATTCTCGAGGTGAGAATGCTTTTTAACATCTTCGGCTGCTGTAGTTTAACCAATGCCTTTTGCAGGATCACTTCGGGCTTGAAGAAGGAGCTAGGGCATGCATCAGCCAATACAGCAGTCTTGCCTGTGAAGGATGTTAGATTAGATCAGTGGTGGGAGTGTCCTCAGCATATCTGTGCTAGAGACTGACTTTGGGCTTTTTGTCTTCCAGGCTCTGCACAACAAGTAGAAAAAGTACTGAGCCTGATTGGCCAGAAGTTCACAAAGCTGTGTCTCACCAACATCTACGCTCTACCTCCACCAACACCGTTGACACTTCATTCGCTCCTTATGACTGCCTGGGTAAGTCCAAGCTCGCTGGCTACGCTGATGTCCAGGTGGAAGGCTGTTGGTGTTGGTCACTGCTCGCGGAGCGGGCTAGATCCATGTGGCTGGTTCAGAGATGCCCTGTAAACCAGCTTGGTTTTGTGTGGCTCTCCGTTCTCCAGCTTGCGTAACTGTTACGGATCAGATTGATCTCCCTGGTCTTCCACTCCTGCTTCCATTCTGCCTGAGCTGAGAAATGTAGACTTATAGAATCAtgtaggttggaaaagacctttcagatcATTGAATCCAACTGTCAACCTAAGACTGCCAAGTGCACAACTAAACCATGGCCCCCGCGTGCCACATTTACACACAGCCTTTAAAATACCTGCAGGGACGGTGATTCCATCACTTCccttggcagcctgttccagtacctgacaacccttttggggaagacatttttcctaatattcaatttaaacctcccctggtgcaactggaggccatttcctcttgtcctatcgcttgttgtttggcagaagagagaaacccccacctcactacaaccttcTTTCAGGTCCTGggagagagtgataaggtctccctcagcctccttttctccaggctaaacaaccccagttccctcagccgctcctcctcagacttgttctctagacccttcgcCGGCTTCattgccctgctctggacacgctccagcacctccatgtcgttcttgtagcaaggggcccaaatctgaacacagttctcgaggtgcagcctcaccagtgatgagtacagggggacgatcactgccctagtcctgctggccacactatttctgatacaagccagggtgctgttggccacctgggcacactgctggctcacgctcagccggcgctcgaccaacagccccaggtccttttccgccaggcagctttccagccgctcttctttctcAAGCCTctagcgttgcctggggttgttgtgagccaagtgc contains:
- the LOC129200607 gene encoding A-kinase anchor protein 1, mitochondrial-like; this encodes MPSYFRKIIPYAIPGVLALLGCWWIYSHRKKQASSSDKQESVAAEEEQQQEAPEEDSPPKEEAGVPMREAVFEEEEHPENETSTSLPSAESTTPSLPCQTHERPDLSEDHPDLSVTTLQPSTVAEDTAKPEATGPPDESSGPACVSLPLTSECQGSAAVSLVEDSSSGANPDQCAAGLAVKGMAFVDNDCATRKAVTHQHAHPEGGSCKSDFTIWEIEVPKALVGRLIGRKGRFMNYLKEASGAKVYVTTLPYFRDSQVCHIEGSAQQVEKVLSLIGQKFTKLCLTNIYALPPPTPLTLHSLLMTAWLFLPDGVPVEVVVANQVDAGHMFLQQYTHPTFHALRSLDQQMSTCYSQPAIPTLPTPVEVGIICAAPGLGGAWLRAQVISYFEETGEVELRYVDYGGYDKVKVDTLRQI